The following proteins are co-located in the Eriocheir sinensis breed Jianghai 21 chromosome 1, ASM2467909v1, whole genome shotgun sequence genome:
- the LOC127000186 gene encoding keratin-associated protein 4-3-like has product MGLCCDGVLCYGAVGVLCYGAVLCWGAVLWGCVVLGCCVVPGCCVMGLCCAGVLCCAGVLCYGAVLCRGAVLWGCVVLGCCVMGLCCAGVLCCGGVLCYGAVLCRGAVLWGCVVPGCCVMGLCCAGVLCYGAVLCWGAVLWGCVVLGCCVVPGCCVMGLCCAGVLCCAGVLCYRAVLCWGAVLWGCVVAGCCVMGLCCGGVLCYGAVLCWGAVLWGCVVLGCCVMGLCCAGVLCYGAVLCRGAVLWGCVVPGCCVMGLCCAGVLCYGAVLCWGAVLWGCVVPGCCVMGLCCAGVLCYGAVLCWGAVLCRGAVLWGCVVLLMTGCQGLPCN; this is encoded by the coding sequence ATGGGGCTGTGTTGTGACGGGGTGCTGTGTTATGGCGCTGTTGGGGTGCTGTGTTATGGGGCTGTGTTGTGCTGGGGTGCTGTGTTATGGGGCTGTGTTGTGCTGGGGTGCTGTGTTGTGCCGGGGTGCTGTGTTATGGGGCTGTGTTGTGCTGGGGTGCTGTGTTGTGCCGGGGTGCTGTGTTATGGGGCTGTGTTGTGCCGGGGTGCTGTGTTATGGGGCTGTGTTGTGCTGGGGTGCTGTGTTATGGGGCTGTGTTGTGCTGGGGTGCTGTGTTGTGGCGGGGTGCTGTGTTATGGGGCTGTGTTGTGCCGGGGTGCTGTGTTATGGGGCTGTGTTGTGCCGGGGTGCTGTGTTATGGGGCTGTGTTGTGCCGGGGTGCTGTGTTATGGGGCTGTGTTGTGCTGGGGTGCTGTGTTATGGGGCTGTGTTGTGCTGGGGTGCTGTGTTGTGCCGGGGTGCTGTGTTATGGGGCTGTGTTGTGCTGGGGTGCTGTGTTGTGCCGGGGTGCTGTGTTATAGGGCTGTGTTGTGCTGGGGTGCTGTGTTATGGGGCTGTGTTGTGGCGGGGTGCTGTGTTATGGGGCTGTGTTGTGGCGGGGTGCTGTGTTATGGGGCTGTGTTGTGCTGGGGTGCTGTGTTATGGGGCTGTGTTGTGCTGGGGTGCTGTGTTATGGGGCTGTGTTGTGCTGGGGTGCTGTGTTATGGGGCTGTGTTGTGCCGGGGTGCTGTATTGTGGGGCTGTGTTGTGCCGGGGTGCTGTGTTATGGGGCTGTGTTGTGCCGGGGTGCTGTGTTATGGGGCTGTGTTGTGCTGGGGTGCTGTGTTATGGGGCTGTGTTGTGCCGGGGTGCTGTGTTATGGGGCTGTGTTGTGCCGGGGTGCTGTGTTATGGGGCTGTGTTGTGCTGGGGTGCTGTGTTGTGCCGGGGTGCTGTGTTATGGGGCTGTGTTGTGCTCTTGATGACGGGTTGTCAAGGTCTTCCGTGCAACTAA